A single region of the Cryptosporangium minutisporangium genome encodes:
- a CDS encoding MerR family transcriptional regulator — MRSIGETARTSGLTVSALRFYDRAGVLVPAVVDPDNGYRWYSVQQVDQARLVAGLRRVGMPVADIAAVLRADRAVAHELLDRHLRRLEDGLADARRELSRVHTLLDTQENPMTTVTLSRAVLAAALGSVRFAVGHDPELPMLAGVLVDADADGVTFVATDRYRMAIHREPATVDGPATRLIAPASWVDRLRNHPEQDEPVSLQLKKVEIEAVGDGWTIKDTPLAYDYPDYRRAVQTRTVAGSPRRASVDAAALRATVSGAPRVVHSYEGVDHELAVLAVDAEGRIDVVGAEEWRAGQDRHVAVNREFLLEALSAVSEGQLVLELDGPIRPLAVRRPADDRAYSLLMPVKP; from the coding sequence ATGCGGAGCATCGGCGAGACCGCGCGGACAAGCGGGCTCACTGTGAGCGCGCTGCGGTTCTACGACCGCGCAGGGGTGTTGGTACCGGCTGTGGTCGATCCGGACAACGGCTACCGCTGGTACAGCGTGCAGCAGGTCGACCAAGCGCGGTTGGTGGCCGGCCTGCGCCGGGTCGGCATGCCGGTGGCCGATATCGCCGCGGTGCTCCGCGCCGACCGGGCTGTCGCGCACGAACTGCTGGACCGGCACCTACGCCGCCTCGAAGACGGCCTGGCCGATGCCCGCCGCGAGCTCTCCCGCGTTCACACCCTTCTCGACACGCAGGAGAACCCGATGACCACCGTGACCCTGTCCCGCGCCGTCCTGGCCGCCGCCCTCGGCTCCGTGCGCTTCGCCGTGGGCCACGACCCCGAGCTGCCGATGCTGGCGGGCGTCCTGGTCGACGCCGACGCCGACGGCGTGACCTTCGTGGCCACCGATCGCTACCGGATGGCCATCCACCGCGAGCCGGCGACCGTCGACGGCCCGGCCACCCGGTTGATAGCCCCGGCCTCCTGGGTCGACCGGCTCCGCAACCACCCCGAGCAGGATGAGCCGGTGAGCCTGCAACTGAAGAAGGTGGAGATCGAGGCGGTCGGCGATGGTTGGACGATCAAGGACACCCCGCTGGCGTACGACTACCCCGACTACCGCCGGGCCGTCCAGACCCGCACCGTCGCCGGCAGCCCGCGCCGCGCGTCGGTAGACGCGGCCGCACTGCGGGCCACCGTTAGCGGCGCGCCCCGGGTCGTCCACTCCTACGAGGGCGTCGACCACGAGCTGGCCGTGCTGGCAGTCGACGCCGAGGGCCGGATCGACGTGGTCGGCGCGGAGGAGTGGCGCGCCGGACAGGACCGGCACGTCGCGGTCAACCGGGAATTCCTCCTGGAGGCGCTGAGCGCTGTCAGCGAAGGCCAGCTCGTGCTCGAACTGGATGGCCCGATCCGCCCGCTGGCCGTCCGGCGGCCCGCCGACGACCGCGCCTACTCGC